TTCTGCTGCAATGCTAGCTTCCTCTCTCGGATGACCTGCCGTGGAGAGGATAGGAGAACCGTGTAGAGACGGGTTTTCTATTTAAGCATCAATTGATATCGTTTGAATGGTGTAGCAATCACCTTGCGTGTGTAGCCATGCAACACTTCAAGCAGCTCGCGTTGTTTTCTACCGAGTGCGGATCGCTTAAATGTCCACTCTGGATGCAGCCAGGGGCGTACGAGCCGCTCGAGAAACAGTGAACTTAATCtaccaaaaaggaaacacacaaacgagcCACGAGAGCTCATTAAGCTTAGTGTCTCAAACGGGTGCAGATTCAAATGCGACTTACTCGTAAACGGCGTTCACGTACGCGTTGTCTTCGCCGCTCGTTTGTGCGTGTACTTTTACGCCCATGGCCGTTTCTGGGGAGAAGATGGTGAAAACGTGTATAAAGGGTTCCGGTATTGATGGTACGGTTGGCTGGTACGTACCGCAAATTACGTCCAACGCGGCCTTCGTTATAAAGGGATAGATGTTCACCGGATGGCCGGTGTCAGCGTGTTGCTGCAAGCGTTCGACCAACACGGTCCCATTCTCGGCAAACACCTCACAGAACCCATCGAGAATGTTGAAGTGGAAGGTCGGTGTAATGAGCTTCCGATGCTGGAACCAACGTTCGCCTGCAACGAAGATGACAGCAGTTAGCGGAAGCTGGAAGAAAATACAAAGccccacagaaacacacgcaccTTTAGATGTGAGCAAACCTTCCCCCAGCCAGTCTGTCAAAAAGCGGTAAAGGTTTGCCTTTTCAGTGTGCCTGCTTGCGCTGATGATCTGTTCCACGTATTCCGCCTTGCTCAGTCGTACCTCCGGCGTCATCCCCATCCAGATGCGATGAATCCCATCGTACTGGCGCGTTCTTTGATCGATCATCGTGAATATCTCTGCCAACGTATCACTCTACGGATTAGTTGGAACCcatgccccccccccccccccccacgaGGGGTGCACACAGCCACGGTCGAGAGCGACACAAGACTTACCGTGGGACTTTTTgccgaaaaacaaatacagcGTACCGACGAATGGGTACGCTTTCGGGCCGGGAATCTTGTCGTAAATTTGGCTCATCTGTACACGCCGGATCAGCCACTGTAGGATGGGTATTACCAGCAGCAGAATAGCTACCGTGGGGTAGAAAACCGTCGTCAGGTCGGACATCGTTTCGAATGTGCGTCTTTGTTTACCGGGGCACCGCTTTCGGACATCGGCGTTCGTAGCGATGCACGCGGTTCTTTTCTTTCGGCTTTTGACGGATGACTGACGTTTGTTTGCGTGAGTGCGCAACGATTGCTGGCGCGATAATCATCTGCAACGGCTGTTGGACTGGTTCTGGGCAGGGCTGCTGTGAACTACAGCGGAGGGCTATCTGCGTTTGTGCGTGTGAGATTTGTTGTCGGGCAAGCGAACGGTCACGGCACTCGGTGATGCTCCATTCGCATTTGACGACTCATGCTGTGTGGTGGGTTTGGTGTGAATCGCTCCAGATTAGTGTTAGGGTTATCTAATCTGCGCTTTTTTTCTTAAGTGGAAGTTATTAAGCTCATTGTACGAGACAAAGCGAGCTATATGAGCGGACTGACGATGACGGTGCATTTCGATGCTTACATTAATTGCCAATCACAAGAGTTTAATTTAACAACACTCTTAATACTGTTGATTAAGATGGAAGTTGTTTCGGAGGCCCGAGGGTTTTACTCCCCTCTGCTATGAAAATTAGTTACTCAACAAGTGCTGATTGAGGTATTTTCAGAAAGTCTTATTTCTAcccaattttcaacaaaagaGAGTTGGTTAAAATTTAACTAGTAGTAAACtttagtaaaatttaaaaagaaacttaATCGTACTGAATCTGATAAGATCTGATAAAAATCTGATAAGACTAGTGTTACTCAACATTATCACCGTGACATCTTTCAATGAAggtttaatatttgttttttaaccaGGTTAACAGATCGTTTTGTGATCTGTAGATATTTCGAAACGATTGTAATTATTCTTATCATGCTAATACTACGAAGCATGAGgatgttattttgtttcatgtgtTGCTACATTATCATCATTAAGAggtaaatttaataattaccaGTTTTTATAGCAttaagcaaacagaaaaatttTCTCGGgataaaacatacaaaatgcACATTTATTCATGGTTAATTATTTCCAGTCGGCAATGTAACAGCCACCCTTCatgtaacaatttaaaatcCTCTGTTCAGCTGCCTCTGTTCCTGCTTGTTGGTTCCGGTACCTGTGGCTTCTATTATTCCATCTCGCCCAAAGCTCAGGGTAGTAATCGTTCATTCATACGGTTTATTATAATTACCACGCCCGATCATGCTGCACAATTTAGCACATTTGATGTTAATTAATAACGAATCAATTGAGTGAAACAATCAACAATAAAGTAAATCGATAGTACGCTCCCCACCAATCGACCAGTTATAGTTCTCGTTAGGTTGTTTCACAGTGCAAACTTGATAGAATGCAATACGGTACATGATGTGCATTTTAGTGTTGAAAtgcatgatatttttttgttatcgtaTACGAACCATCGTTACCACAACCGTCGTTAGCACCTTGCAGTGCAGCTAATGGCAAGCGATAGCGGGAACAAGTTTTTCTCCTTCTCGCGTACTAACAAGGAAGTAACAAAAAGCTGTTATGATTGAAAGTTTGCATcaagatttttcttttccttatgCAAGTTTTCCATGGGCACGCTTGAACGAACGGTCAGGGAACATTTCCGGAGTGCTGATTGGGAGACtgcaggggaaaaaaaatctcgaaGAAGACAAGATATTGCGGTGGAAAGGCAAACATCTGGTCAACTTCTGGCATCGTTACGACCGCTGAAGATTTATTTGCAGGGAAGACTGTTGAGCGGTAGTTTGTGATGGATTTGTGCTTGCTAACGCTCTGCTTGCCTTGTAGTAGGATGTTTTTCTCATGTAGCTACATTGGTTATGCAAACATGGTAGacatgaattttaaaacaattctatTGGAGCATAAATGAAAATAGTATAATAAAAATCACGCTAACGAAGCCATTAAAATTATGATGAAAGAAATCTAAAATAATTGTCATTAAAAGATGAATAAACCATCAGTAAAGGAGGAGTAAAAGTTAAACAAGGTTTACTTCTGGAACCCTTTTAATAAAGAACACTTGCTCTAAACAATGCCGGTTCATTAACGAAAGTCCTAGAAGGTTACGGCGTTTTACGGTACTAACATTACATTACGCACTTCGTAGCCACGTTTATGATTACTGATCCATTAACAAGCTCTTTGATGCTCTTCGGGCTCACCCGCTGTGTGGGAGTGGGTCATTTCGCAGGCGTTAATGAtgattaaaacttttaaaaagaCCGTATAACATTCACTATCATCAGCAGCCCTCGCTGTTCTGGGGGGAACGCTGGCTGAAGGTCACcagaaacaaatattatgtCATCCTTCGCTCCCGACTAGAGCAAACGTAGAGctgaaaaaaaagcgacaaattgaaaaatttatcaCCACACGCCCTACCAGCGTCACATTATTTGAGCACATTTTACGACTGCACTGCAAATATTGTCGTGTACGTGCGCATCCAGTTCAGGAAAACTTCCGGTTTTCGCGGTTTCCGCATTTCGAtcacacaggcacacatacaccccaTTTCTGGCTACCGGGCGCTACAGTTAATGGGCTGTAAAAGTCTGtgtaaaatttcatcacaataCAACCCACAAACCCCAGATGGCTAgtgagaaacttttttaccAACCATGCTCAATAATCGCGATTTTAATCTATTCTTGGAAATGGATGAGacgggcaaacaaaaaacaccctgCCCGTGGCAAGAAATCGTCTCACATTGACATGTCATAAACCATTGACACCATAATGACTGGTGTCATCCTGTGAGGTGCGTGATCCAACGACGGCCATATTTCGCGTGTGCCttagcgtgtttttttttgttgttggcggAATTAGGCCTGGGGTAGGTCCCTTTGTCTCTGGCGGTATCTTTTGCAGTAAGTTCGGTAATTCACTTTGTTTAATGGGTGTTGGGTGTTCGAAGAGATGATTTCGGCGGTGCACGATCTCCCTGGCGTAGTTCATTATGGAGCATCGTTTCCCGGTGGCCCATCAATGGTTGGATGGTGATTTGGATGATGTCGTCGAAAATGACTGCCCTAGATGGAGTTGGGGAGCATCGGGCGGAGCATTCACGAGGGGTCAGCATCCTTGGCGAACGTCTCGAGACGAGATGGCATCGTTACCTCCTCGGAAAGGGATGATGATGCTCCAGAAATGGGTGTTAGCATCCGGACAAAGGGCGGACAGCCCAACGGGAGGGACGCAAAAGGGATGCGAATAATGTGGCCCGCCTTTATCGTGGGATGCATAATCCGGTGGACATCTGGTTTTTATCTTCGTTCCTACAACTCATTTTGCACATCCATTCCAGAGGCACGAGCTGGGTATGTCTGGAGGTTAGGGAGGATCACCAGGCCGggacaagttttttttttggccgacATGATGAAGTAATCCTTACCGTGAGGCTGATGAGCAAAATGGCTGGAGTTCCGTAGTGTGGAAGGTGTGATTATATGAACAGCGAGTTATATGCTGGTAGGCAAAGAATGGTACCACAAAAAATGGTAGATCGGGATTAGCAATGCAGGACACACGGCTTACATGAGCATTCGCGTGGTCGATGGCTTCAGGTCGTGGGATTAAGGAAGTTGAACTCGGAAGCCTTTCCAATTAATCATGATTTTTCAAAGACGTGTGTTTTTCCTGCCACCATTCGAAGCAGgagttttacaacattttatcCAAAGAGAAACGCAGGcagtattgaaaaaaaaaaacgttgaagCTTACATACAATCAAGTAGACTAGGAAGCATAAGTATGCTTTTATATTACTTGATTTGTAGTAATTTATTCTTATCATGCTAAAGATCAAACTCGTTGGtaaatgagatgaaaaatGTAGCTGTAGCTAACCAGCGAGCATGCCGCTGGTACTCTAATTTAATAAGAGTTCCTTCCCAAAATACCCCTGCATCGAAAAGGCTGAACGAAAAAGTTGCTGAAACCCTGAACCACACCAATGGCCCGGAAGAAAAATCACCCCCGAAGTATTATCATGTcggaaattcaattaaatgatTGAATTTATCTCATCACACAGTTTCAGTTTCGGCTGCGTCGCACACAGTTTTCGGGGTGGGCGATTCTGGTGACATTTTTCTCCGGGTCCTTCAAGTGGGCCAACCAGCAGACAGGATGCTATTGTAGTACAGTTTGAATGATTAGAGACCATGTTGGGAGAGCTCTTGGGCGGGGTGTGCAGACTAAGGGAACCAATTTGTGTTGGCAGGAACGGGCAGACGAATCTCGAAGGACGACGCAAGGACACAATGGGTCGTTCGTTGATGGTCGTTCCGGATACTCCACATTGGTCACTCAGtttgggcgtgtgtgtgagaggaTGCACGGCCAGGGCGTAATTTCCATAATGAAGTAAACATATCTGTTGTTTATCATGGGCGTGTGTGCCAGTTGGTACGTGCCTGGAAGCGCCATGGTTGGCCCGGATGCCGGGCCTTCTTGATTTGACTCTTGAGGGTGGACAGAAGGGAACAAGCTGATAGTAATATTCCGTTCCACTGTGTTCGTTCGGACGTGTTGTGAAGCCTCCACGAAAGGGAACAACGGCATGTGATTGTGCTGGCGTTGTTTTCCGGCGAACTAGCATGGATGATTTTGGGGCCGTCCGTTTGGTTCGGTGCGTTTATGCGCCCGGATTGTAGCGCGGATGTGTGCGGGTGTATTATTTAGGTTATCGCTTCGCCAGCAAGAGTGCATGCGGATGATGGTGCGATTGAAGAGGTTCAGTGTAATTAAATGTGTGGATGACATAAGGATAATTACTGGCACGTTGGCACACTGCGGATTTGCAATGATAGAACGGCGCGTGAGGCCATTTATTTTACATCCATAATGGGAACCATTGGTATGTTGGAGTACTGAGTTTGGTTTAATAGATAGTAAAATTgtagaagaaaattaaatgatgTGAAAATATATCTAAAGTGAAAAGTGGAGCTTTTTCTTATAAATGTTCTTGTCAGGCAGTGGTTCTGGTTGGTTATATAGATAGAATCCAGGGTTCACAGTGTCTAGCAAACATACAATTAGTATTATTCAGCTCATAGATGCTTTCGATGGACATTACCCCGCAATCCTAGTGTGAGCGTTGTATAGCTTTTTTATACAATATTTGGATGCATTTAGACCTGTACAGTCTAACCTTCAGGTGTGATCAATCTGATATTAGTACTTAAATTATTTCTACATCAAATTTCGGCACTCGCTCTATCGAGATTGTTCCTATCAACTCAGTATCTTCCTTTCGAGCTGACCTGACATCAGAGTGAACACTCGTTGCTTCCAACCTAGCTCAGGCAGTTCGTTCGTGTCCTGTTCACACGGTTAAAAAAGTTTCGATACGCCCGAGACAATGGTTTCAGCACTGGCCGAAGTCGATTGTAGCGAAATGAAGCACTCGTCTCTTGGATATTATGCCAATCACGAACACAAGCTCGGGGAGTTGTCGAATAGCCTTGAACGTACTAACAAAAGCACACTGGTACAAAGTGGCCGCCCTAACCTACCATACAATGCATGTACGTACGTTTCGGGTGAACCTTGCCACAGGCGAGCCGGTGAAATGCAATCAATCGCCACTGTTTCGCTTTATGACTCTTTGGTTGTTTCCGAAGCACGGAGCATGGTTGCAGGCTGTGCCGGGCTCTGTGTTGTTGATCGTGGCTAATAACGTACGCGGCCGGTCCCTGCTTTTGTTACCACCGAACGGACGGGGATACTGTTTCGGTTGGCTGGTTGGTGTTTGATTTAGATACAACCGTGGCGCTATCCCGTGGGCGTTCGGGGCAGGTTTGTGCCGCTTTGCTAGTGAGCATCTGCTTGCCAGAAAGAGATCGTTTGTAGCCTTAAGTTCGACGGGATGTGACTTATTAGCTTGATTCGATGAGCGTTATTGGATCTTTGGAGTGATTGAATGTTGGACAAAACAGAACGTTCTTGCAAGGTAGTTTGATCAATGCGTTCCAAGAGGAACAGTTGTTAGTCACTGACTAATATAGTTTAATGTGTATAAGCAATTAGAGGAAATTTTAAGTCGTTCCAGTTTCGAttaaaaacatgcaaaactgACGCTAAGTACGTATCGAAAGCACTATGTGGAAAGATTTGATGTGGAATGCCAAAATTGACGTACAAATAGTTGAAAACAAACGAGCAAGCGTGATTGATGCTATTGTTCATTGATTGGTGCATAGATTGTCCATCATAACATCAATCGCACATTAGCAATCATTTTCAAGATTATTGTTTATCATTGCATTTGTCAATCAGCAACCATCGCTGCTTTCCCACGTCAAATTGTCAATCTGTGTAATAAAGCTGCAATCAAACTTATTTTTGCATGCTCAGCAGAGAACGAGAAAAATACTCCGTAATAACATGTAAATCATACGTAAAAAAAGGCGAACTggggaaaaaagaagtcaTTTACTCATTCGCATATCCATCGGCGTGTCTGGCGTGATCGTGGTGGTCTGTACAGACACAGGATACGGTTATCGTCACTGTGCGTGAGTAAAATCATTGCAGTAgtaacataaattattccaAGCATGTGACTGATTGATTTATGATACTGTCAACCGACGTTACGACCTTCCCCGTGGAACAGCGTCGAGATTGGCATAGTTTCAACGATAGTGGTTCCCGGCAAgaaggtttgcagaaaagtcgCCCCTTCCGTGCCCTTTCTTGATCATATCCGGCCCATCCATTGCACGTCCCATTTGATGCGATGCTATGTAGGCCTTAAAACATGTGTCGGACCATTTGCGGGCCATGCGGGTTGCTCCCGTCGCTCGGCTGACAGGGCAGAAGTTCATCAATTGTCACCGTCACCTCGCGCAGCGGGCGTTGGTTTATGGGCACTGCTCTATTTGGCACCCTGCTGTGCATGAGGTCAAACGCTTGTGTTGGGCGTAATATTGGGATAGTGCgtataaaagaataaaaaagaggGAACGCATCACAGTTCCTCCACATTATCCCGGCTGACGAAGACTCACCAGTAGCTGCCTGTACGCCACAGAATCCAACAGAGACTGGTCGGTTTTGGTGGTGGGTGATTCGAACGGTGGAagcgtatattttttttgggtgcCTTTCGTACGTCAGTTGCAGTACCGAATGCGGGATGCGTAAGATTCGCGCCACATTTTGACGCCGTGGCTGACCGCGGGGCTGTGGCACAATTCCCGCAGCGGGTGGATTTGTTGGCTGTGGTAGTATGCACAAGATAAATAGCGTAAATGAGTAGGCCAGCAGCGATAAAACTAGCAGGCTTCGCGTTGATAACTAGACCGGATAATAAACCATTTGAAAGTAATGGGGTCACGAGGGTGTTTGTAAGAGCTCATAATATCTACTCTAACCCGCATTGCTATGTTTGGATAAGTTCTCATGGGCGTTGCAATTGTGGTTAGCAtgattgtaaaatattcaactaATATTACACTGCAAATTATTTGCATGAGGATCCTTAACAACTAGATTTGTTTGGCAAGAGGATACAAAAGACACATTAATGAAGGCTCTTCCTTGAGCatattatgttgtgtttttttatttgtacgaACATGCAAATGAGGAGTTTCTTGAATTGAGTCATTAGAAATACATCAAAtaagtttgtttaaaaaaagtgtcattttcaaacaataagCTAGTTGATATAGTAAAGCGCCTCAATGTAGGCAATTCTCTACGCTTTTGGGCGTAATAACACATTCTTGTGTAAATTTTCGCTCCAGGCTTGgcgttttgttaaaaaaaacatgtatgtAGTTGTTTTCTCTCctgaaaaactgaaaaaaaaaatcattgtgATACTTTAAAAAGAATATCATAAAACCAGTGTCCCAACAGCTATTCATACGCAGGAGCAATGAAGGAAAGAAATGGCATAGCTCATACATAAATCAGATtgtattttgcattttgttacATGTCGTAAAACATTTCCCATCCGGAAGTGATACAGTGCGTGCGGATAAATAGATAGCGTGGTGAAGCGAAATATGATTTCTCCTTTCGCTTTATTGTCGATAGGACTTCTTTTGTGTTGGTGTACCAGTAAATACTTCTCCTCCCGATTAGACAACGGGTTCAATATTaccaaaatatgttttttttccttctgccgAATCTCTTCTATTCATCTACGGTGATTCGCTTTGATAGGCGCTTTAGTTACGATCAGGATATGCTAGCGGAACGGATAaaaacggtgaaaaaaaaagaaaacccgacACAAAGCTCCCTCATCAAGGGATGGCCCTCTTTATTAGTTCCATTCcggtgaatgtgtgtgtgtgtgtgtttggatgcGTTTGTGGCAAACAGCTTCACCGGCACCGGAAAACGAGAGTCATAAAGTACAGACCAAGTGGTAAGTCTTTCGCCCGATAAGGATTATTCGTTCCTTTTGAGCCCGGGCATCATCATAAAGTGGTGGCTTCGGCGAAAGCCAACGCCAGCGCGGCCACGACGTTCCACATTTCCGGTCACATTTATATTTTCCGAGCCCGGGCAGCGGGCGATATTTCCGGAAATGATTATAGTTTGGATATAGGCCATTCACCGGTTTTGATGGGCGGTACTGAGCGGTTATTCGGTTGCGGTGCGGTGACTTTCTTTCGCCAAGAATGGCCATGAAAGTGGACGGAAAattgtttacgtttgttgttgtggtagtGTGCGCCGGAAGGATCGGGGGAGGTTTACAAGCgacgtaataaaaaaaaaggaaaaccgtcACACTGATTCGCCTCGGGACGATGAATGTCTTAATTGGATGATTTATGGACAAGGGAAATGATAAGCCATATTTTGCGGTCTGGTGCGTGCGTTTTGTGATTGTCATCTGTGTTCTTTTTCTAATACCTTATTAAACAACGCGCTGATAGATTGTGTGCCGCGAGATGATTAAGTCGTTGTCtttattgcgttttttttaattaaagtttagCATCATTTACTGAGGGTATTATAAAATGTTGTATTACATACTACCCCGTTCAAACAGTTCAATTAATTGTATACTAGACGAATTGAACGAGCGAATGGCTGCAATTTTATGATGACTTTCAACTGCACCAGGCTAATTCGATATCCTCATTCAGCTGCCGTCAACTCTTTGGTCAGTGGAATGGGTTTGAACACCGACCACCAATGCTGGCCATGTCATGTCAGTAGTACATCAGAGAAAAAGCGGTATACCTTCGCAGTTGACAACTCGTGGGTGAGGAAAACCGTGACAACCGTATAATGACCACCATCATTATAGCGAATCTCACCAATTACGTGCTAATGTTTCTGTTCGCCGGAAGTGCGTTTACGTGTTAAACGTTCGACCCGTTTCATCGCTGACGGACATTCATTGAATGCTTTTGTGTGTGGGATGGTACAAGAGTGGCTTGGAGTGGAATGGGTGTACGAGTACAAGCACTTGGTTATTGATCATAATTTGCatgttgtgtttgatttgtatttttgcATGTTGTGGTGTATTGCTAGTGGTGccccggtcttcacacgacactGACGGTCCAAAATCACCCAGGCTCGACTATCCCGCTATCTTAAGAATCTGTTCGCCAATTTGGCGAATAATTGTATACATTTCAGGGCATTTTTCTAAGCAGGCATTCAAGAAAAAGTGGTCATAGTAATATAGCAAAATTATAAATACGGTCCATTAGCCGGTTGTCCATTGCCCGCGCAAAGCAATTTGTCTTTGCCGGAGCACTAGTAATTTACTTCCGTTTTTCCAGTACTAATTGAATTATAACATGATTCTATTAATGTATTTCTTCCAAGGAAAGTCATTTCAACAATCAGCAGCATATTGGGTACGGTGCGTGTATGTAAATGCCGTGAACTATTACAGCTCACCGAGTCCAGAGCTTCGGCTTGACTCTTAAACAGATTACATCGAAATTAATATGCCCACGAGGCCGGCGAGTCATCTGCATCGGAAATGGAGCGAAATTGAAAACGCCATCGTAATGAATTGAGTTTGGCTAATTTAGGAACCCTTTGGCACGACATTAGTTCCGCATCGGGCGTACGAGCTGGTAGGTGGCTGAGGTGCGAAGGGTTGAAATAAATCGTAATCGTTGAATTCAATTAATATTCTTAATGTGCCACA
This Anopheles marshallii chromosome 3, idAnoMarsDA_429_01, whole genome shotgun sequence DNA region includes the following protein-coding sequences:
- the LOC128716038 gene encoding cytochrome P450 4C1-like, with the protein product MSDLTTVFYPTVAILLLVIPILQWLIRRVQMSQIYDKIPGPKAYPFVGTLYLFFGKKSHEIFTMIDQRTRQYDGIHRIWMGMTPEVRLSKAEYVEQIISASRHTEKANLYRFLTDWLGEGLLTSKGERWFQHRKLITPTFHFNILDGFCEVFAENGTVLVERLQQHADTGHPVNIYPFITKAALDVICETAMGVKVHAQTSGEDNAYVNAVYELSSLFLERLVRPWLHPEWTFKRSALGRKQRELLEVLHGYTRKVIRERKLALQQNDSERYQPGENEFGRRKRLAFLDLLVRSATDTGLLTDEDVREEVDTFMFEGHDTTTAGMSWALFLLALHPEVQERVHQEIDSIFNGSDRPATMQDLNEMKLLERCLKETLRLYPSVAFFGRTLSEDVTLGGYHVPSGTIIGIHTYNVHRDERFFPDAETFDPDRFLPENSERRHPYAYIPFSAGPRNCIGQKFALLEEKSLVSSILRRFRIRSHRTRSEQLIVNELITRPKDGILLYLDERKH